CCTGTTTCCTTCAGGCCCCACCCTTATAATCTGATTTAACCCTGGTGAGTTCCTTAGCCGCTCCAAGCCCAAGTACAGTGGGTTGCAATGGGCACTGGAACTTTAATGTATGTTTTAGGAGAACACATTTCAGCTTCTGGCATCACAGAATACACATTCTCACGAGCTTAGCCTGGGGTTTCATCTCGCTAATAAAGTCACCCAAGTGTGAAGCTGAGCAGTATTAGCCAGGGAACACCAAAGTGCTTAGTATCTGGCACTTATCAGTTAATCATGGTGTGTCTAGAGGTGATTTTAAAGCCAGTTTCCTATCCTTTCTTTTGCAGGTGCTAACTTTGGGTCCCTTCTTGGAATAGGAGGAAGAGCCATTCTCTACTTTTCAGAACTACGGAGAAACTAAAGAGAACCGATGTAAATAAGCtgaactctcttctggcctctccccTTTCGAGACATCACCACTTCACCCTGTAAGGAGCCTGAAGAATTAGACCAGTCACTATGAATGTGACCACCTTGTTTTCCTTCACAAGTCCAGCTGTGAAGAGACTTCTAGGTTGGAAACAGGGTGACGAAGAAGAAAAATGGGCAGAGAAAGCTGTGGACGTGTTGgtgaaaaaattgaagaaaaagaaaggggccATGGAAGAGTTGGAGAAGGCCCTGAGCTGCCCGGGACAGCCAAGTAACTGTGTCACCATTCCCTGCTCCCTGGATGGCAGGCTGCAGGTGTCCCACCGGAAGGGATTGCCTCATGTCATTTATTGCCGAGTGTGGCGCTGGCCAGACCTCCAGAGCCACCATGAACTGAAGCCtctggattgctgtgagtttcctTTCGGTTCCAACCAGAAGGAGGTGTGCATCAACCCCTATCACTATAAGCGCGTGGAGAGCCCTGGTGAGTGGGGTGAACTGTGTGTGCACCGTGAAGCCTGTTGAGACCAGAGCAATAACACCTTTCTGTTGTGGGGTGTAATTCCAAAATATCTGGGGGAAGTTTTGTGTATTCATTCATGCGTGTGCAAAAGAACACAGGAACTCTATCTACTCAGCTTTCGCTCACTGTAACGAGTGACTGTAACAATCCTTTTATAAAGAGGAAGGTTTACTTTTCTTCGTGATTTTGAAAGTATCAGCCCTTCATCCCATTGGCTCCAGGGCTCTCTGTCCTGTAGCGCTATAGCATCCTGGGGTAGAATGGTGGCAGAGCAGAGCTCACGTCACAAGAAGAAGGAACTGGAGCCCTGCTGTTCCCTCTAGTGACTAGGAGACTTCCCACTAGGCTGCGGGGACAAGCCTTCAGCACCTGAACATTTGGGGGTACATTCCACCCAAATTTTAGCAGTCCTGTAGTATTTAATACATGTTAAAGGCCTCCTTCCTTCTAAGTGCCTTTGTTTAGAATCAGGTTCTGAAAATTAAGTTGTGTGTCTGAATTTGCTTTCTATGGTTCACATTGGTCCTGTGTGTCTTTCCAGCCATTTAGCTGTGCAGTACGTCAGCGGACAACAAAAGTACAGGGTCTTGTCCTGCGCACTAAAGGAAGGGCACTGTGGGGCAGCTGTGACCAGTTCTACTTCATGTTTCATGACAGTGCTCTTTGTTATCTGTATTGAAGTGTgcctgtggtgtggtgtgttccCTGTGGGCTATGTTCTGTTGTGTGAGGAACTGATGCTGTTATTTTAAGATATCTCAGTCTTTACATGTGTGGTTGGGCTATGGTAAACTCTGGAGTCAGCATCTGGCATCTATGGATtctgcagatatacatagagGCATCTGCAGATGGAAATAGTTAGAAAAAGAACTCTGTCTCTACTGAGCTGGCAGACTTCCTTTCTGAtactttctgtttcagttttggtGGTTGAAAAAGTCAATGGACTTCATTCTTTCTGGGGCTCAGAGCCCAGGAACTCTTGGTGGGGAGGGCCTGCTTACTTTTCTTCACATCAAGCCTCTGACTAGGTAAGATGGCCATCACATAGGGATCAGAGGTGTTTGTACCTGATGCTGCCCAGGATCACCAGTGCTGGAGGTCCTCGTATAGGTTGGCTTGCATTGGCCTGACCCCAGCTTAATGTCCACCACAGCTCTGCCCCTCCCATAGTCCCAGGGTTAATCCACCCATTGTTCTGGAATGAGTCCAGGGCCTTGAGAGGTGACTGGGCTAGGTGCTATGTTCCTGCTTGCGTACTCCTCTTTATCTGGCACCTGGAGCAGTGAAGCCTGCATGACTGACTCCTGTGGATGCCTAGACTCGGTGGCAGCAGCTAGGGAAGGACAGAAGCCCTCTTAGTCTCTAATCAGCTGAGTGACTGTCTCACAGTATTTATATCGTGTTAGGCATCGCAGGTGGTTCAGATCTGATTTAAAGTGTAGGTGGGGCAGACACATACAGGCCCGACCTAGATACTGTGCCGTGTTACACCAGGGACTGAGCGTCTGCAGATGAGGGCTTCCAAGGGAGCTCTGGTACCAGTCTCCCGTGGATATCAACCACTACATTCTGAATTTATATAGTTTGCCCTAGAGCTTGGTTCTACATCTGGACAGGCAGATCAGTTGACAAGTGGTTCTGTATTGAAGCATTGAGTTGCCACAGTGTCtgtcattcaggatggttttgtTGATGGGTTGGTTCACTTAGCTGATTATTTCTGAGAGTCCCCAAATATGGATGGTGTCAGATTTGGGTGGCCTCCCTCCCTGTTCCTGTTCCCAGGATGGCCAGGTGACTTTTCTCTCACAGGAACTTCAGACCCCAGGGGTAGACTGCAAACTTCCAGCTCAACCATCCAATAATAGCTTGGTCTCCAAAggccttttgtatttttgtggaaTATATAAGTCATGTAAAAGTAAAGACTAAGGAATAATTTGCAAAGGCTTTTGTGTCCACTGCCTGTTTTTAAGAAAGAGTGGATATAAACTAAACCTTTCTCAtttgtctctctgttttctttctgtccccAGTGCTTCCTCCCGTGCTGGTTCCCAGGTACAGTGAGTACAACCCTCAGCACAGCCTTCTGGCACAGTTCCGTAACTTGGGACAGAATGAGCCTCACATGCCACCAAACGCCACGTTTCCAGATTCCTTCAGGCAGCCCAGCACCCACCCGTTTCCCCACTCGTCCAATAGCAGCTACCCCAACTCCCCaggcagtagcagcagcagcagcacctaCCCTCACTCCCGCACCAGCTCAGACCCAGGCAGCCCTTTCCAGATGCCAGGTAGGAGGGGGCATTCGGGGACGCTGCCTGCCttggggaggtgggtgggggtggCCTGCGGGGCGGGGCACAGTGGGTGGAACCCTGAGCACATCCTGGTGAACCAGTGCTTGGAGAATATCAATGTAGGGAGGGAGTTGTACATAAAGCTGGAGAAGAGGATGGCTTGTTTGAGTCCTGTTAAGTTTTGAAGCAGCTGCATCCTTCTTTGAGTGGCACAATTGTTCCAGTCTCTGCTTTCcataaaaagaaaggggaaaatgtcaTATTACACACACTGCTGTTCTGAGAAGCGGCTTCGGCGAGCTTTTCCAACATTGAAGAACCCTTGTTATCAATGCAGCCGCAGAAGAGCTAATTACTGGGGTATCCGCCCGACCCATTTAATTAGATTCATTTTGCCAGTGATGTAATTCCAAAAAATATGTTAATATGCTTTTAACAGCAAGGAAATGCAACAGAAGTGATGGAGAACATTGCTTGTTTAACTTAGCAAAGACAAAAACCAGTTATTTTCCTGCTTGTTTAACTTAGCAAAGAAGAAAACcagttattttcctgttttagtCATAACGGATGGTGTAATAGTGACTAATTAGAGGATTACACGTTTCAGATTACAGGTTAGTAAACAAGCATCTCAAATATTAGTGCCAGAGCTCTTGCCAGTCGACATCAAGAGGGacacgataaataaaagatcATCATGAAATGCATGGATATTTTTGTGAGGGAAAGTGATGGGACAGGATGTTTATAGAGCCACTTAAGGTGCTTTACATTAAATTTTACTTCAGTATCCATGTTGTACCTTCAGAAATTAAAACGTGATCCATGCTTTATTGCTTGCTCCGTTCCCAActataaggaaaaggaaaatgtttaccTAAAGCTATCCTCTGAACCCTGcatacaagtgcacacacatgcatctgtgtACACTTGAGGAGGCCTAATCATACGCAAAAGCTCTCAGTGCAGAGGAGAGTCTGTGCCTGaagcatgtaattttttttctttcaaactttgtAGCTGATATACCAACAACTGCTTACCAGCCTCCTGAAGACGCCATGGCCCAGGATGGCTCTCAGCCAATGGACACGAATATGATGGCACCTGCACTGCCCTCCGAGATCAACAGAGGAGGTAAAATGAGTTGTCAGAGTGTTGTCTGTATGTCCTGTCCAAATGTTACTTTTACTCATTTAGACCTTAAAAAGGTAGCTGTTTGAGAAACATGGAAaacaggtttgttgttgttttaagagtAATGGAAAGAATTCTCTAGAGCCCATCTTTTTACTTAAACTCTGTCACAGTCCAATATGGGATCTCAGAATTGAATATGGATTTCTCAGATTCCCACTGGTCTCTGAAATGGCCATAAGCAGTgctctgccattttgtcttacatAGTTAGGTGAAGTGAGTTTCCAGCATTGGTGGTTAGAAAACCCAACTGTCAGTCACCTCTAAAGATAATCTGTATGTTGACCAGTGATGAATAATCAGCCAAGATTTATTAGTTAcggaaaaataaacaagcatatcTGTGTCCTTAGCATGCTAATTTCCTTTCACCTTCAATAAATGAGTAAGTGATACATATtatcatatatacatttatatacatatatgcacatatatcaaATAACTGTTTAAAATGCATCTGTTTATGATTTGTTACCAATAAATATGGGTTTGTACGGCTGTTTCACATGACTATATACACAGGAGTTTGTTAAAGATCTCTGTGCttacagagatagagagaggaaaTCATTGAGTCctgttttacataacaaatatGTCTGTTATTTATATGCTCATGTGTTTTCCCATCTTCATAATTAAAAACTTGAGATCCATGTTGTCAGACATATCTTTAAGTTGGCCTCAAGGAACAGGCCATCCACTGTAGTTCAAAGCAGACTCCCATGTGTGATCACACTAGAATCCATACAGCTGGTCTCCCAACAGTTGCTGTGGTGTCAGAAAAGACACACATATGCCACATCTGTTTTATGGCCTTATCTGAAACAAGTAATggtatttgtttccttctttctgtgcTTGTACCTAACTTCATCaccaaaaaatttaaaggaaaagattttaccCCCTGTCTTTGTTCCACCGTGCTCAGCCAGTTTTACAATGCGGTTTCTGGTTGGGGTGCTCCAGGTGTAACTGTGAgcaaatttctttccttcttgcagATGTTCAAGCTGTTGTTTATGAGGAACCAAAGCACTGGTGCTCTATTGTGTACTATGAGCTCAACAACCGTGTGGGTGAAGCGTTCCAGGCCTCCTCTACAAGCGTGTTGGTGGATGGTTACACTGATCCTTCCAACAATAAGAACCGTTTCTGCCTTGGGCTGCTCTCCAACATTAACCGGAACTCCACAATAGAAAATACCAGGCGACATATTGGAAAAGGTGCGTGTCCCTTTACCCCTCCTTCAAacgttcatcttttcttcctctagaaGTGACCCCATCGTTCTTACGGCAAATGGCAAATGTTCAGATGCTGCTGTTTGAAGTATCTTTCTAATTCATATTATCTAGAAATTGTTCCAATCATTGATCTTAGCGGTTTTCCAACTCCCATGATATTGATAGGTGCCAGCTGACATTGCCGTGTTATTGTGGTGCACTATGCTGTCCTACATTTTCTTATAAgtgaaatatcttttaaaacaattcttacatttatttattccatgtttgtgtgtgcatgcgtgtatgtgtgtgtaagtaccttg
This genomic stretch from Cricetulus griseus strain 17A/GY unplaced genomic scaffold, alternate assembly CriGri-PICRH-1.0 unplaced_scaffold_60, whole genome shotgun sequence harbors:
- the LOC113838576 gene encoding mothers against decapentaplegic homolog 1-like, producing the protein MNVTTLFSFTSPAVKRLLGWKQGDEEEKWAEKAVDVLVKKLKKKKGAMEELEKALSCPGQPSNCVTIPCSLDGRLQVSHRKGLPHVIYCRVWRWPDLQSHHELKPLDCCEFPFGSNQKEVCINPYHYKRVESPVLPPVLVPRYSEYNPQHSLLAQFRNLGQNEPHMPPNATFPDSFRQPSTHPFPHSSNSSYPNSPGSSSSSSTYPHSRTSSDPGSPFQMPADIPTTAYQPPEDAMAQDGSQPMDTNMMAPALPSEINRGDVQAVVYEEPKHWCSIVYYELNNRVGEAFQASSTSVLVDGYTDPSNNKNRFCLGLLSNINRNSTIENTRRHIGKGVHLYYVGGEVYAECLSDSSIFVQSRNCNYHHGFHPTTVCKIPSGCSLKIFNNQEFAQILAQSVNHGFETVYELTKMCTIRMSFVKGWGAKYHRQDVTSTPCWIEIHLHGPLQWLDKVLTQMGSPHNPISSVS